The Caproicibacterium amylolyticum genome includes the window CTGCAGCAGTAGCAAAGCTCTGCGCAAACTGCTTTGCGTCCGGAATGCATTTCCTCTGCCTGTTTTACGACAATCCCGCTGCGGGGCGCATTTACCGCCGCATTGGCTTTGAAGAACTCGGTCAGTACGCAATGCTGCACTAAGCCAAAAGGAGCTGCTTTTATGCCGCAGGTAAAAATTACTGTCGTGCAAAGCCACTGCCGCGCCAGCTGTATGAAACAAGGGGACTGCTTTCTAATCGGTGATGTCTGCCCACCAATCTGCCATGAATTGTGGAATTGTGCGTATCCAATGGTTTACACGCTGCTGAACGGCGGTATGCTGGACTACGGCGCCGGAAAAGCGCCGATGTTTGACCTTGCGTGCCCAGACGGCAGCCGTGTTGTCATTCACGGAGAACGAATTTGAGGTTAATCATTACTTGACGGAATCGACAGATTCCACTATAATAGAAGAATTGTGAGCAAGCTGGACGGCCGCGGGAGATGCGCGAAAGCAAACTTCCGAGGAAAGTCCGGGCTCCGAAGGGCAGGATAACGGCTAACGGCCGCCGGGGGTGACCCCAGGGAAAGTGCAACAGAAAATTACCGCCGCGGCAGCAATACCGCGGTAAGGATGGAACGGCGAGGTAAGAGCTCACCAGCGTCATGGAGACTTGACGGCTATGCAAACCCTATCCGGAGCAACACCGCAGAGGGACATTATGCGCCGGCCCGGCGCGTCCCGGGGAGGTGGCACTGAGCCGCGGCGGCAACGCCCGGCCAAGATAGATGGTCGTCTAAACAGAACCCGGCTTATAGGTTTGGTCACAATAAAAAAGCTGCCGCATGGGATTTCCCTGCGGCAGCTTTTTTTGTTTCATGATTAAAGTTTTCAAGCTTTATTCTATTAAACGGTTTCACAAATCAGAGCTTTTAAGCATATATATTGCCGTATTTTTTCCTTGCTTTTTCAGTAACAGCTAAGATGAATTCACCTTTTGCCTCTGTATATGCATCTCTATTATGTTTGTATTTTGCCATTAAACTTAATTTTAATTTTTCATACGCTCTTGCTGTTTCGGGGTTTTCCATGAGGTAATCTCTAAAATACAGTTCGTTCCAATCATCTCGATATCTTACGTGCAAATGATACACTTTATCAGCAAAGCCCATTTTGGTATACCCTTTATTATAGGTTTGCTTAAATTTGGGACTGTCTGTTGAATTCATCAGCAGCCAGCCCATAGACAGTAATTTTTCTTTTATTTCCTGCAAATCACTGTCTGCTGAAGTTTCCATCAGTATATCAACCGTTGGCTTTGCAATTAAACCTTCTACAGCGGTACTTCCAATGTGATTTATCCTGATAATTTGCTTGCCGAATTTTTCTATCAAATTTACTTTTTCAGCATGATACCATTGTTTATATTCTGGATTGTGTTCTTTTAAAATGATGGGAAACAACTGCCACAACTCTTCCAATGTCATTTCAGATAATTCTTTCACTATGCAACTCCTTATTCCATCAAGGTTTTAAAGCGCGTTTCAAACGCTCCAGTGCATCCTGCAGAACAGATGTCGGGCAGGCAAGGTTCAGTCGCTCAAAGCCACGCCCCTCTTTGCCGAACACATACCCTTCATCCAGGAACCATTCCGCTTTCTGCTGCATGAAAGATTCCAAATGACGGTAATCCATGCCCAGTCCGCGAAAATCCATCCACTGCAAATACGTTCCCTCCAGCGGAAAAACGTGAATCTGCGGCAGGTTCTCCGCCATAAACGATTTTACCAGCTCGTGGTTTTCCAAAAGCAGTTTGCGCAGCTGGCGCAGCCAATCATCACATTCAGTATAAGCGATTTCACAGGCTTTCAGCCCCAAAATGCCCACGCCGCCGACTGCGGTCTTTGCAAATTCCCCGCAGAACTCTCTTCGGCGTTCCTCATTTGGAATGAAAATATTGGAAGTTTGCAGCCCCGCCAGGTTAAAGGTTTTGCTGGGTGCCGTACAAACAATGCAGTTCTGCGCAGCTTCTTTGGAAAGCGAAGCAAACACCGTATGGTGTACCCCCGGCAGCAGCAAATCCGAGTGGATTTCATCCGACACAACAAACACATGATTTGCAAGGCAGATTTCCGAAACACGCCGCAGTTCCTCTCGGTTCCAAACACGACCCACCGGATTGTGCGGGCTGCAGAAAAGCAGCAGCTTGTTTTTGGGGTCACGCGCTTTTTCCTCTAAGTCCTCAAAATCAATGGTGTAGGTGCCGTCCTCCAGGCGCAGCGGATTTTCCACAGCCAGGCGTCCATTCTTTTCAATCGCGCCCAAAAAAGGATAATAGACCGGCGGCATCAGAATGGCGCCGTCCCCCGGCTCGGTAAAAGCACGCACCGCATTGAAAAAGGCAGGCACAACCCCCGGTGAAGTGACAATCCAGCTTTCATCAGGTTCCCAGTTGTGCCAGCGCTTCATCCAACCGAACACCGCTTTTTTGTATGCCGGTGTCATACCAGTATAGCCCAGCACTGCGGAATCTAAAAAGCTCTGCAAGCCCATAATAATTTCCGGCGGATTCATCAGTTCCATATCCGCCACAGAAAGCGGCACAGTTTCCGGCGAAACATCCGGTTTCTTTACATACATTTCATTCCATTTAAAGGACCCTGTCCCTTTTCGCTCCACCTTAGAGGAAAAATCATACCGCATAACCTGCCGCTCCCTTCGCTGTTTACAAAGTATATGGTACCTGTCCGAACAAAGCTTGTCAACAAAAGAATTTTCGCACACTGCTCTTGACATCATCAAGTTGGAATGTTATGATTGATAATGCTAACGATTCGCATTTATGACCATTTCCCGGAGGGATTTATGAAACAAATATTTTCAAAAATAACCGCCGGACTTTTGGCAGCAGTCCTGCTTCTGTGCACACTTTCCGGCTGTGTACGCCGCACCGCGGAGAAACCAAGCTTCCGTGTTATGACTTCTTTTTACCCTGTGTATATTATGGCCGTTAATATTACAAACGGTATAGACGGTGTGCAGGTCAGCGACATGGCGGGGCAGCAAACCGGCTGCCTGCACGATTACCAGCTGCAAAGTTCGGATATGCAGGCGCTTTCCAGCGCTGACCTTTTCATTATTAACGGCGCGGGCATGGAAAGCTTCATGACCAAGGTAACAGACCAGCTGCCAAAACTAACCGTACTGGACAGCAGCACAAACGTGCCGCGCATTACAGACGAAACCGGCGAAGTTAACCCGCACATGTGGGTAAGCATCAGCAGCTACATCATTCAGGTGCAGAACATCGCCGCCGGGCTGGCAAAAGCTGACCACACACACGCGGTACAGTACCAAAAAAATTCCGATGTTTACCTAAAAAAGCTTGAAAATCTGCGCACACGGATGCACACTGCGCTTGACCCGCTGCCCAACCGGAACATTATCACCTTTCACGAAGCATTTCCCTATTTTGCAAAAGAATTTGACTTAAATATCGTACAAACCGTTCAGCGGGAACCGGACAGCCAGCCCAGCGCTAAAGAACTGGCCGAATCCATCCGGCTGATTCGCTCAAGCGGTGTCAAGGCTGTGTTCGCAGAACCGCAATATGAGCAGTCCGCCGCCAAAATCATTGCACAGGAAAGCGGCGCTTCCATGTATTCACTGGACCCCGCTGCAACCGGCAGCAACGATGTAAACGCTTATCTGGATGCGATGGAAAAGAATATGCAGACACTGCAGAGAGCACTGCGGTGATAAGGAGATTTTGAGATGGCAGAATGTAAATGCAGCACCGAAATCCGCAGCCTGGGGGTCAGAAGGCACGGTGCCCAGATTCTGCATGACGTGAATCTGGACATCCACCACGGTGAAATTTTGGCGCTGATTGGGCAAAATGGCGCCGGCAAAAGCACCCTGCTCAAAGCGCTGCTGGGTCGTTTGCCGCACACCGGCACGGTTACCTTCCGCAATCCACAGGGAACGGTGCTGAAGGAACCGCACATAGGCTATGTGCCGCAGAATCTTGTTTTTGACCGCGCCACACCGGTCACCGTGCAGGATATGCTGAGCGCCAATCTGACCCGCTTCCCGGTCTGGCTTGGACACCACAAAGAGCAGAAGGAGTGTGCCGCCCAAATGCTGCAGCGTGTAGGCGGTTCTCCGGATTTGCTGCCAAAGCGCCTCGGTGCGCTTTCCGGCGGCGAATTGCAGCTGGTACTGCTTGCTTTCGCGCTGGAACCAATGCCGGACTTGCTGCTGCTGGATGAACCGGTTTCCGCTGTGGACCGCCGTGGTATTGAACTGTTTTATGACCTGGTGACCCATATGCGCAAGCAGCACGAAATGCCGATTATTCTGGTTTCGCACGACCTTTCGCACGTTATGAAGTATGCAAACCGCGCAGCACTGCTGGACGGAACGATTGTAGTCAGCGGCCCTGTCGAAGAAGTGATGCATACAGACGCAGTGCAGGAGGCCTTCGGGCTGAAATTGGCGGGAGGTGAGACCCTGTGAATGCGCTTTACACTTTGATTGACACGATTCTGCCTTTTGACTGGACAGAATTCACCTATATGAAGAATGCATTGATTGCCATTCTGATTATTACGCCATTGTTTGGGCTTGTCGGCACCATGATTGTCAACAACAAAATGTCCTTTTTCAGCGACGCACTCGGCCACTCCGCGCTGACCGGCATCGCCATCGGCGTACTGCTCGGTACAGACAACTACCTGCTTTCCATGATGGGATTTGCGCTTGTTTTTGCGCTGTGCATTTCCGCAGTCATGGGCAGCGGTGTTTCCAGTTCCGATACCATTATCAGCGTGTTCTCCTCGGTTGGTCTTGCGCTCGGCGTGGTGATTCTCTCCGCAACCGGCGGCTTCGCGAAATATTCGGCTTACCTGATTGGCGATATTTTGACCGTGCAGCCGGAGGAAATCACCCTGCTGGCGGTCTTGCTGCTTGCGGTCATTTTGATGTGGATATTTTTCTTCAACAAATTCATGCTTTCCAGTGTCAATGCGGACCTTGCCGCCAGCAAGAACATTCACGTCAGTCTGCTGCAAAACATGTTCGTCATCATCATTGCCGTACTGGTAACCGCCACAATCAAGTGGGTCGGCATTCTGATTATCAACTCTCTGCTGGTTCTGCCCGCGGCAGCAGCACGCAACTTGGCGCGCTCTATGCGCAGCTACCACTTCTGGGCAGTCGGCATCAGCCTATTCTCCGGCATTTCGGGTCTGATTTTCAGCTACTACGCAGGCACAGCGGCAGGCGGCACGATTGTGCTTGTGGCCGCAGTCATTTTCTTCATCTCGTTCTTTATTGGCAAACGTGCGGAGCACGCTTGACACTGACACAAGGGCGTTTTTAACTGCTTTTGACCTTAAATATACTTTTCTGCAGCATCGGTACGGTTTCACTGTATTGGTGCTGCTTTTTGCTGTAAAATATTTTTACAGGATATTGACTTTTATCAAAAATAATATTATTATCACATTTGAGATTAATAAATCTCGGCAGAAGGAGCACGCATGAAAAAAAATTTTGCAGACATTATTATGAACCCGGTACGGCAGCGCATTGTGCAGTACTTTATTCTGCACCAAAAAGCCACTGTCAGCGAAATTGCCGCCGAGCTCTCCGACGTTTCGCGCGCAAGCCTGTACCGCCACATCAAAATTTTGTTTGAAGCGGGCTGCCTGGAAGTACTGGAGGAAAAACCTGTGCGCGGTACTGTGGAAAGAACCTATGGGCTGGTTGCTCAGCCCATGGGAAGCGACGTTTCCAAGCAGGATGTTTCCATGCTGATTCAGAATTCACTGTTCGCTATCATGGCTTCTTTTGCGCAGTACTTTCAAAACAGCAGCACAGAGGATGCCCAGAAAGACATGATCAGTGTTTCTTCCTGCACCCTGCTCCTTTCAGACAAAGAATTTACGGATATGCTCGGAAAAATCGGTCAGGTGTACAACGAATACCTGAACAACAAACCAACTGCAGAAAGGAAAGAGCGATGCCTCACATTCATTTCTGCTCCGCCGCAAAAAGACGGCAAAGGAGAAAACCATGCTTGAAATCAAACATCTTTCAAAGACCTACAAGGGCGGCAAAAAAGCCGTTTCCGACCTCAGCCTAAACATTGAAGCCGGCGATATTTACGGCTTTATCGGGCACAATGGTGCCGGCAAAACCACCACG containing:
- a CDS encoding TIGR04076 family protein; amino-acid sequence: MPQVKITVVQSHCRASCMKQGDCFLIGDVCPPICHELWNCAYPMVYTLLNGGMLDYGAGKAPMFDLACPDGSRVVIHGERI
- a CDS encoding GrpB family protein — its product is MVKELSEMTLEELWQLFPIILKEHNPEYKQWYHAEKVNLIEKFGKQIIRINHIGSTAVEGLIAKPTVDILMETSADSDLQEIKEKLLSMGWLLMNSTDSPKFKQTYNKGYTKMGFADKVYHLHVRYRDDWNELYFRDYLMENPETARAYEKLKLSLMAKYKHNRDAYTEAKGEFILAVTEKARKKYGNIYA
- a CDS encoding MalY/PatB family protein; its protein translation is MRYDFSSKVERKGTGSFKWNEMYVKKPDVSPETVPLSVADMELMNPPEIIMGLQSFLDSAVLGYTGMTPAYKKAVFGWMKRWHNWEPDESWIVTSPGVVPAFFNAVRAFTEPGDGAILMPPVYYPFLGAIEKNGRLAVENPLRLEDGTYTIDFEDLEEKARDPKNKLLLFCSPHNPVGRVWNREELRRVSEICLANHVFVVSDEIHSDLLLPGVHHTVFASLSKEAAQNCIVCTAPSKTFNLAGLQTSNIFIPNEERRREFCGEFAKTAVGGVGILGLKACEIAYTECDDWLRQLRKLLLENHELVKSFMAENLPQIHVFPLEGTYLQWMDFRGLGMDYRHLESFMQQKAEWFLDEGYVFGKEGRGFERLNLACPTSVLQDALERLKRALKP
- a CDS encoding metal ABC transporter substrate-binding protein, which translates into the protein MKQIFSKITAGLLAAVLLLCTLSGCVRRTAEKPSFRVMTSFYPVYIMAVNITNGIDGVQVSDMAGQQTGCLHDYQLQSSDMQALSSADLFIINGAGMESFMTKVTDQLPKLTVLDSSTNVPRITDETGEVNPHMWVSISSYIIQVQNIAAGLAKADHTHAVQYQKNSDVYLKKLENLRTRMHTALDPLPNRNIITFHEAFPYFAKEFDLNIVQTVQREPDSQPSAKELAESIRLIRSSGVKAVFAEPQYEQSAAKIIAQESGASMYSLDPAATGSNDVNAYLDAMEKNMQTLQRALR
- a CDS encoding metal ABC transporter ATP-binding protein yields the protein MAECKCSTEIRSLGVRRHGAQILHDVNLDIHHGEILALIGQNGAGKSTLLKALLGRLPHTGTVTFRNPQGTVLKEPHIGYVPQNLVFDRATPVTVQDMLSANLTRFPVWLGHHKEQKECAAQMLQRVGGSPDLLPKRLGALSGGELQLVLLAFALEPMPDLLLLDEPVSAVDRRGIELFYDLVTHMRKQHEMPIILVSHDLSHVMKYANRAALLDGTIVVSGPVEEVMHTDAVQEAFGLKLAGGETL
- a CDS encoding metal ABC transporter permease; this translates as MNALYTLIDTILPFDWTEFTYMKNALIAILIITPLFGLVGTMIVNNKMSFFSDALGHSALTGIAIGVLLGTDNYLLSMMGFALVFALCISAVMGSGVSSSDTIISVFSSVGLALGVVILSATGGFAKYSAYLIGDILTVQPEEITLLAVLLLAVILMWIFFFNKFMLSSVNADLAASKNIHVSLLQNMFVIIIAVLVTATIKWVGILIINSLLVLPAAAARNLARSMRSYHFWAVGISLFSGISGLIFSYYAGTAAGGTIVLVAAVIFFISFFIGKRAEHA
- a CDS encoding helix-turn-helix domain-containing protein: MKKNFADIIMNPVRQRIVQYFILHQKATVSEIAAELSDVSRASLYRHIKILFEAGCLEVLEEKPVRGTVERTYGLVAQPMGSDVSKQDVSMLIQNSLFAIMASFAQYFQNSSTEDAQKDMISVSSCTLLLSDKEFTDMLGKIGQVYNEYLNNKPTAERKERCLTFISAPPQKDGKGENHA